From the genome of Parafrankia irregularis, one region includes:
- the glpR gene encoding gephyrin-like molybdotransferase receptor GlpR yields MSAIIWLAIVAVWGFVLIPMWLRHHDSAVEQRSADRFSTAMRVLSRRVSPRGGVDPLTRATSQSPVTGAQEASGMAHSRAGVPSGPSSDRSAGSDAGAGSVDSSGSADSSGSPDSHATADSGNPAATVAFDDAQPAPHLFGPRSGALRNVSADRAVRAVQAEHTALIRLRRQRLLVLLVAMPISVVLAASLGGMWIVVQLIVDAGTFGYVAHLRRSAQAHRRLLRSRAELDRRIAADRAARARGGIRGWSGGAGAVGQGTPARAGSAGATTRGGDYAPVRLSTDSGGELTEADLAHARADTVDLAGTASRGHYQAGSPEGSDDDADDDSSAGDYDTDEYPADEYAADGYEDDRYDAGGYPADGHVADSYVADSYEGEADGAVAQPAAGIHYTGRTVTRTAYAAYGEHSGHGDHLGPVEYVEYVQAEQVEYTAQASYPAEQAEQVAYGGHPDQPADVDQAAYYEYAPQGEGRGHDVQGYENSHQYAEAADSGSGAPAPGVATGTAGSSGYRAGGAQRPVPRPGARPNTSRPGRVQVNPPGTHGGLIPPAATAGTAAGSGTGAASGAAAASAAAAPADQAQGQTPDELETLLRRHAVGS; encoded by the coding sequence ATGAGCGCGATCATCTGGCTCGCGATCGTCGCGGTGTGGGGCTTCGTGCTCATCCCCATGTGGCTGCGGCACCATGACTCGGCGGTGGAGCAGCGGTCCGCGGACCGTTTCTCCACCGCAATGCGGGTGCTCTCCCGGCGCGTCTCGCCACGCGGCGGGGTGGACCCGCTCACCAGGGCCACGTCCCAGAGCCCGGTGACGGGGGCACAGGAGGCTTCAGGGATGGCGCATTCGCGCGCAGGCGTTCCATCGGGCCCCAGCTCGGACCGAAGCGCCGGCTCGGACGCAGGCGCCGGCTCGGTGGATTCCTCCGGCTCGGCGGATTCCAGCGGCTCGCCGGATTCCCACGCCACCGCGGACTCCGGGAATCCGGCGGCGACGGTCGCGTTCGATGACGCCCAGCCGGCTCCTCACCTGTTCGGGCCGCGGTCCGGCGCGTTGCGCAACGTCTCCGCCGACCGGGCCGTGCGCGCCGTGCAGGCGGAGCACACCGCACTCATCCGGCTGCGCCGGCAGCGGCTGCTCGTGCTTCTCGTCGCGATGCCGATCAGCGTCGTCCTCGCGGCCAGTCTCGGCGGCATGTGGATCGTCGTCCAGCTCATCGTGGACGCCGGAACGTTCGGCTATGTGGCCCACCTGCGCCGGTCCGCGCAGGCCCACCGGCGGCTGCTGCGGTCCAGGGCGGAGCTGGACCGGCGCATCGCCGCCGACCGGGCCGCACGGGCTCGTGGCGGCATCCGGGGCTGGTCCGGCGGTGCGGGAGCGGTGGGGCAGGGCACGCCGGCCAGGGCGGGGTCGGCGGGCGCGACGACGCGCGGCGGTGACTACGCGCCGGTGCGGCTGTCCACCGACAGCGGCGGCGAACTGACCGAGGCGGACCTCGCGCATGCCCGGGCCGACACTGTGGATCTCGCCGGCACCGCCAGCCGCGGCCACTACCAGGCCGGTTCGCCCGAGGGCTCCGACGACGACGCGGACGACGACTCCTCCGCCGGTGACTACGACACCGACGAGTACCCGGCCGACGAGTACGCGGCCGACGGCTACGAGGACGACCGCTATGATGCCGGCGGTTACCCGGCCGACGGCCACGTGGCTGACAGCTACGTGGCTGACAGCTACGAGGGCGAGGCCGACGGCGCGGTGGCGCAGCCGGCGGCTGGAATCCACTACACCGGTCGGACGGTGACCCGTACCGCCTACGCGGCCTACGGCGAGCACTCAGGGCACGGTGACCACCTGGGGCCGGTCGAGTACGTCGAGTACGTCCAGGCCGAACAGGTTGAGTACACGGCCCAGGCGAGCTACCCGGCGGAGCAAGCGGAGCAGGTCGCCTACGGCGGCCACCCGGACCAGCCCGCGGACGTCGACCAGGCCGCGTACTACGAGTACGCACCCCAGGGCGAAGGCCGCGGCCACGACGTCCAGGGCTACGAGAACAGCCACCAGTACGCCGAGGCGGCCGACAGCGGCTCAGGGGCGCCCGCGCCCGGTGTCGCCACCGGAACGGCCGGCTCCTCCGGGTATCGCGCCGGCGGCGCGCAACGGCCCGTCCCGAGGCCCGGCGCACGCCCGAACACCTCGCGTCCGGGGCGGGTCCAGGTCAATCCACCGGGCACCCACGGCGGTCTGATCCCGCCCGCGGCGACCGCTGGGACCGCGGCCGGGAGCGGCACGGGAGCGGCGAGTGGGGCTGCGGCCGCCTCGGCCGCCGCAGCGCCGGCGGACCAGGCCCAGGGGCAGACCCCGGACGAACTGGAGACACTGCTGCGCCGCCACGCGGTCGGCAGCTGA
- a CDS encoding GNAT family N-acetyltransferase encodes MSAPGWPAVLRHGDVVVRPMRLRDAGAWVEVRSRNADWLAPWEATRPGAPSVRETWNEHQTFSVYSQMMHRLRAQSRAGAALAFVIAIDGRLAGQLTVSTIVRGAFNSAQVGYWLDGARAGRGITPTALALVTDHCFGPVGLHRLEANVRPENAASRRMLTKLGFREEGLHRRFLAIDGEYRDHICFALTTEDVPDGLLARWSRARSAHS; translated from the coding sequence GTGAGCGCACCCGGATGGCCGGCTGTGCTGCGCCACGGCGACGTCGTCGTGCGGCCCATGCGGCTTCGTGACGCCGGAGCCTGGGTCGAGGTGCGCAGCCGCAACGCGGACTGGCTCGCGCCGTGGGAGGCGACCCGGCCGGGGGCCCCATCGGTGCGCGAGACCTGGAACGAGCACCAGACCTTCAGCGTGTACTCGCAGATGATGCACCGCCTGCGGGCGCAGTCCAGGGCCGGTGCGGCGCTCGCGTTCGTCATCGCGATCGACGGGCGGCTGGCGGGCCAGCTCACCGTGTCGACGATTGTGCGGGGCGCCTTCAACAGTGCCCAGGTCGGCTACTGGCTCGACGGCGCCCGCGCCGGCCGGGGAATCACACCGACCGCGCTGGCCCTGGTGACCGACCATTGCTTCGGGCCGGTGGGTCTGCATCGGCTGGAGGCGAACGTCCGCCCGGAGAACGCGGCGAGCCGCCGGATGCTGACGAAGCTCGGCTTCCGCGAGGAGGGCCTGCACCGCAGGTTTCTCGCGATCGACGGCGAGTACCGCGACCACATCTGCTTCGCGCTGACGACCGAGGACGTCCCGGACGGATTGCTGGCGCGCTGGAGCCGCGCCCGTTCGGCCCACTCCTGA
- a CDS encoding MogA/MoaB family molybdenum cofactor biosynthesis protein: protein MPGPPPGARALVVTVSDRAHRGIYADRSGPVLVEGLAGLGFDVPAPVVVPDEQDEITAVIRAAVDAGTALVVTTGGTGLGPRDVTPEATRGLLERELPGLAEALRAAGRDKVPTAVLSRGLAGTRATTLIVNLPGSTGGVRDGLAVLGPVVAHALAQLRGDTDHATSTGHAGDSGGGSRG from the coding sequence ATGCCAGGTCCGCCGCCGGGCGCCCGGGCGCTGGTCGTGACGGTCTCGGACCGTGCCCACCGCGGGATCTACGCCGACCGGTCGGGCCCGGTGCTCGTCGAGGGCCTCGCCGGGCTCGGGTTCGACGTGCCGGCGCCGGTCGTGGTGCCGGATGAACAGGACGAGATCACCGCCGTCATCCGCGCGGCCGTCGACGCCGGCACAGCCCTGGTGGTGACCACCGGCGGCACCGGTCTCGGGCCACGTGACGTCACCCCGGAGGCGACCCGGGGCCTGCTCGAACGTGAGCTGCCGGGGCTCGCCGAGGCACTGCGGGCCGCCGGGCGGGACAAGGTGCCCACCGCTGTCCTCTCCCGGGGCCTGGCCGGCACCCGCGCGACGACCCTGATCGTGAACCTGCCCGGCTCGACCGGCGGAGTCCGTGACGGGCTGGCCGTGCTCGGCCCGGTTGTCGCGCACGCCCTTGCCCAGCTGCGCGGCGACACCGATCACGCCACCAGCACGGGTCACGCCGGCGACAGCGGCGGGGGGAGTCGCGGGTGA
- the moaC gene encoding cyclic pyranopterin monophosphate synthase MoaC produces MVDVSAKDVTTRTATAVGRLLTSPAVIELLRGEGMPKGDALAVARIAGIMGAKRTPDLVPLCHPIAISGVKVELAVLDDAVDITATVRTTDRTGVEMEALTAVAVAGLTLHDMVKAVDPEAELTGVRVVSKTGGRSGDWHRSPSQSPNGSQRQSGSG; encoded by the coding sequence ATGGTCGACGTCTCCGCCAAGGACGTCACGACGCGGACAGCCACCGCTGTCGGGCGGCTGCTGACCTCGCCGGCCGTGATCGAGCTGCTGCGTGGTGAGGGGATGCCGAAGGGCGACGCGCTGGCCGTCGCGCGCATCGCCGGGATCATGGGTGCCAAGCGCACCCCGGACCTGGTCCCGCTCTGCCACCCGATCGCGATCTCGGGAGTGAAGGTCGAGCTGGCGGTGCTCGACGACGCGGTCGACATCACGGCGACGGTGCGCACCACCGACCGGACCGGGGTGGAGATGGAGGCGCTGACCGCCGTCGCGGTCGCCGGGCTGACGCTGCACGACATGGTCAAGGCGGTCGATCCCGAGGCCGAGCTCACCGGTGTGCGGGTCGTGTCCAAGACCGGCGGCAGATCCGGCGACTGGCACCGAAGCCCGAGTCAGAGCCCGAATGGGAGCCAGCGCCAGAGCGGGAGCGGGTGA
- the glp gene encoding molybdotransferase-like divisome protein Glp produces MSPRRTALREAHGCVLAADVRATVAVPGFDNSAMDGYAARAAEVAAASEANPVTLAVSGEIMAGPVRPEPLVPGTVARIMTGAPLPEGADTIVQLEWTDGGTESVRIHQAPRRGLHIRRAGEDIAPGNLVLAAGTVLGSAQIGLLAAVNIARPAVHPRPRVAVLSTGSELVEVGAPLGPGQIVDSNSHAIAAAAHEAGAVVRRFAGVSDDPDAFADAFEQVLKDTDVVITTGGISVGARDVVKEVLSKSGEIRFERIAMQPGKPQGFGVVGGVPVFTLPGNPVSALVSFELFVRPALRRMRGLPTSVTSPGSAPFSETAAGGQDAAAIWNTLAVKVGEVVRSQPGKRTFPRVRLERDAGGELVATSAGGQGAHQMSGLASAHALLVVPEEVVEVSPGMVLPALLLAEPEWAGPQVPASTASAASAASAGSAGSALAGGTAGE; encoded by the coding sequence ATGTCCCCGCGTCGGACCGCGCTGCGCGAGGCACACGGGTGTGTGCTGGCGGCAGACGTCCGAGCAACGGTGGCTGTCCCCGGCTTCGACAACTCGGCGATGGACGGATACGCGGCCCGAGCCGCGGAGGTGGCCGCCGCCAGTGAGGCCAACCCGGTGACGCTGGCAGTCTCCGGCGAGATCATGGCCGGACCGGTGCGCCCGGAACCGCTCGTACCCGGCACCGTCGCAAGAATCATGACCGGCGCTCCGCTGCCGGAAGGCGCCGACACCATCGTCCAGCTCGAATGGACCGACGGCGGCACCGAGAGCGTGCGGATCCACCAGGCACCCCGGCGCGGGCTGCACATCCGGCGCGCCGGAGAGGACATCGCGCCCGGGAATCTCGTGCTGGCCGCGGGAACCGTGCTGGGCTCCGCCCAGATCGGACTGCTGGCCGCGGTGAACATCGCCCGGCCCGCCGTCCATCCGAGGCCGCGGGTCGCGGTGCTGTCGACCGGCAGCGAGCTCGTCGAGGTCGGCGCCCCGCTCGGGCCGGGGCAGATCGTCGACTCGAACAGCCACGCCATCGCCGCGGCGGCCCATGAGGCGGGAGCCGTCGTCCGCAGGTTCGCCGGGGTCTCGGACGATCCGGACGCGTTCGCCGACGCGTTCGAGCAGGTGCTCAAGGACACCGACGTCGTCATCACCACCGGCGGGATCAGCGTCGGCGCGCGTGACGTGGTCAAGGAGGTTCTGAGCAAGTCGGGCGAGATCCGGTTCGAGCGCATCGCCATGCAGCCGGGCAAGCCGCAGGGATTCGGGGTGGTGGGCGGAGTGCCCGTCTTCACCCTGCCCGGAAACCCGGTCAGCGCCCTGGTGTCGTTCGAGCTGTTCGTCCGGCCGGCGCTGCGGCGGATGCGTGGCCTGCCGACATCGGTGACGTCCCCGGGATCGGCGCCGTTCTCCGAGACGGCCGCCGGGGGCCAGGACGCGGCGGCGATCTGGAACACCCTCGCCGTAAAGGTGGGTGAGGTTGTGCGGTCGCAGCCTGGGAAGCGTACGTTTCCCCGGGTCCGTCTTGAGCGTGATGCCGGCGGAGAGCTCGTCGCGACGTCCGCGGGCGGCCAGGGCGCCCATCAGATGTCCGGGCTCGCCTCGGCGCACGCGCTGCTCGTCGTTCCCGAGGAGGTCGTCGAGGTGTCCCCCGGTATGGTGCTGCCCGCGCTGCTGCTGGCCGAGCCCGAGTGGGCCGGGCCCCAGGTCCCCGCGTCAACGGCGTCAGCCGCGTCGGCTGCCTCGGCGGGTTCCGCGGGTTCGGCGCTGGCCGGTGGGACCGCCGGTGAGTGA
- a CDS encoding UTP--glucose-1-phosphate uridylyltransferase, with protein sequence MLVTKAVIPAAGLGTRFLPATKSVPKEMLPVVDRPAIEYVVEEASRAGLRDVLLVTSRSKKAIEDHFDREAELELALERKGDNVRLERVRASAALAEVHSVRQASPRGLGHAVLCAAAHVGDEPFAVLLGDDLIDERDPLLAEMLAVQARYGGAVVALMEVPEESVSMYGVATVAPLAVSADAASEPTGRYRAVRITDLVEKPPVEEAPSNLAVIGRYVLPPETFDILRSTPPGRGNEIQLTDALRTLATRAGDDPGAQLPVHGVVFTGRRYDTGDRLDYLKAIVRLASERQDLGPDFYPWLEEYVASGGPKAEA encoded by the coding sequence ATGCTGGTGACGAAGGCGGTCATTCCTGCCGCGGGACTGGGAACCCGGTTCCTGCCCGCGACGAAGTCGGTTCCCAAAGAGATGCTTCCTGTCGTTGACAGACCGGCGATCGAATATGTTGTCGAAGAAGCCTCACGGGCTGGCCTTCGAGACGTGCTGCTGGTGACCAGCCGCTCCAAGAAGGCCATCGAGGATCACTTCGACCGGGAGGCGGAGCTGGAGCTCGCCCTTGAGCGCAAGGGTGACAATGTCCGGCTCGAGCGCGTCCGCGCGTCCGCGGCGCTGGCCGAGGTCCACTCCGTCCGCCAGGCCTCGCCGCGTGGCCTCGGGCATGCCGTGCTCTGCGCCGCCGCCCACGTCGGCGACGAACCCTTCGCCGTGCTGCTCGGTGACGACCTCATCGACGAACGTGACCCGCTGCTGGCCGAGATGCTCGCCGTGCAGGCGCGGTACGGCGGTGCGGTGGTGGCGCTGATGGAGGTGCCCGAGGAGTCCGTGTCGATGTACGGCGTGGCCACCGTCGCGCCGCTGGCCGTGTCGGCGGATGCGGCGAGCGAGCCCACGGGCCGCTACCGGGCTGTCCGGATCACGGACCTGGTCGAGAAGCCGCCGGTCGAGGAGGCGCCCAGCAACCTGGCGGTCATCGGGCGCTACGTGCTGCCGCCGGAGACGTTCGACATCCTGCGGTCGACGCCGCCTGGCAGGGGCAACGAGATCCAGCTCACCGACGCGCTGCGGACGCTGGCGACCCGGGCCGGTGACGACCCGGGAGCCCAGCTCCCCGTGCACGGTGTCGTGTTCACCGGCCGCCGCTACGACACGGGTGACCGGTTGGACTACCTGAAGGCCATCGTCCGGCTGGCGAGTGAGCGTCAGGACCTCGGCCCCGACTTCTATCCGTGGCTGGAGGAATACGTCGCCTCCGGTGGGCCCAAGGCCGAAGCCTGA
- a CDS encoding 5-formyltetrahydrofolate cyclo-ligase, translating into MTGGTVTGSDVVGRAGSGQASAPSPGPSPTDPGTATGTDSGGATSSGTVPGGAASGGAAPGGTSATAPPAPSPALSPSAEWPGPKSEIRRRLLALRRAGVTPDSAVLTERVLALPEVARARCVAAYVGMADEPDTAELLARLRARGVRILLPVVRPDLDLDFREYGTTLVPGAMGTREPPPSAPLVELARADAVIVPALAVDQAGNRLGRGGGSYDRALARTAPSTPVIALVHDREILTDVPAEEHDRRVTVIVTPSRTLRPASS; encoded by the coding sequence GTGACCGGAGGAACCGTCACCGGCAGTGACGTGGTAGGCCGGGCTGGCTCTGGCCAGGCCTCGGCGCCCTCCCCCGGCCCGTCACCGACGGATCCCGGCACGGCCACGGGAACAGACTCCGGCGGCGCAACGTCCAGTGGCACGGTGCCCGGCGGCGCAGCGTCCGGCGGCGCAGCGCCCGGTGGCACTTCGGCGACGGCACCCCCGGCGCCGTCGCCCGCGCTTTCCCCGTCGGCCGAGTGGCCCGGCCCCAAGAGCGAGATCCGCCGGCGCCTGCTGGCACTGCGGCGCGCGGGCGTCACGCCGGACTCGGCGGTCCTCACCGAACGGGTGCTGGCGCTGCCCGAGGTCGCCCGGGCCAGGTGCGTGGCCGCCTATGTCGGGATGGCGGACGAGCCCGACACCGCCGAGCTGCTCGCCCGGCTGCGGGCGCGGGGGGTCCGGATCCTGTTGCCCGTCGTACGCCCCGATCTCGATCTGGACTTCCGTGAGTACGGGACCACGCTCGTGCCCGGGGCCATGGGCACCCGCGAGCCACCGCCGAGCGCCCCCCTGGTCGAGCTCGCCCGCGCGGATGCGGTCATCGTTCCCGCGCTCGCGGTTGACCAGGCGGGCAACCGGCTGGGGCGTGGCGGTGGCTCCTATGACCGGGCGCTGGCCCGCACCGCCCCCTCCACGCCGGTGATAGCGTTGGTGCACGATCGGGAGATTCTGACCGACGTCCCTGCGGAGGAGCACGACAGGCGGGTGACAGTGATCGTCACTCCGTCAAGAACGCTTCGTCCAGCATCGTCATGA